CGTTCGTCGAATTCGGATCCGGTTACGGGACCTTTACGATCCCGGTCGCGAAGCGGATTTCCGGTAAGATCATCGCATTCGACATCGAACCTGAAATGATTTCCATGGCGGGATCGAGAGTTCTGCAAGCCGGTCTGACCAACGTGGAAATCATACGACGCGATTTGATCAGCGAAGGAACCGGCCTCGTAGATCTCTCCGTCGATTATACGGCTCTGTTTAACATCCTTCACCATGAGTCTCCCGAAGAGATCCTTGCGGAAACGTTTCGAATCCTAAAGCCGGGAGGAAAAGCGGGAATCATTCATTGGAATTTCGATCCTAAAACTCCCAGGGGTCCGAGCCTGGACATGCGTCCCAAGCCGGATCAGATCAAACTATGGGCGGAAGAAAGCGGATTCGAAATCCTGGAACCGACCGTAAGGAGCCTTCCTCCTTGGCATTACGGAATTCTAGCTCGCAAAAGAAGCGCTTGATTCCGGTAGAAATACCGAAAGAGAAATCCGCCCGATCTTTTATGGAAAATACGTGATGCGATTGAAGTTGATGTCGGCAACCCAAACCTGGCCACAAGGCGTAACGGTCACATCGAAGGGGTTGTTGAATGTGGATGCAGAGACGGTAAGATTCGCATTGAAAGAGGCATAGTCAGGTTCTCCCAAAACATTGTCCGCATTCATCCCGTTGCTAAAGGGAGCGGAATAATGAGTAACTCTTCTGTAGGAATTGTCGGTGACCCAAACATTCCCTTTGGAATCGAAGGAAAGTCCGCTCGGAGCCCAAAGAGTATTCTGGCCGGTGACACCGTTCATGGTAGAAGTGAAATTCGGCGCACCGATTACGAGATTCGCATTCATTCCGTTGGTGAAAGGGGGAGAATAGCGCAA
This genomic stretch from Leptospira fletcheri harbors:
- a CDS encoding class I SAM-dependent methyltransferase yields the protein MKVRDSGMPEYSYWESLFDVELVLDRMEIGSDIGTFVEFGSGYGTFTIPVAKRISGKIIAFDIEPEMISMAGSRVLQAGLTNVEIIRRDLISEGTGLVDLSVDYTALFNILHHESPEEILAETFRILKPGGKAGIIHWNFDPKTPRGPSLDMRPKPDQIKLWAEESGFEILEPTVRSLPPWHYGILARKRSA